In Alicyclobacillus macrosporangiidus CPP55, a single window of DNA contains:
- a CDS encoding endolytic transglycosylase MltG, which translates to MQEETSYSSNPLIQSVVYKSFSRAIEDIGLPEFTHQVFIREITPHLKTVGSRFPDDERSLSRMWKAIVRGEIIATEVWNDEILVFYVRGECMGYFVDIRLTCRSGEWHVQSVVAIYPRTLFRSVWFRRTAYAGGVLVAAVLGYAVHHPATQPVAPAPQQVTSIHSAQAAGNDDTTDGASLSSRVQQSEPRTITFTLSRGMALSELSKFLESQHLVSDATEFDMALKKSGVDRNIKPGVYTFHEGMSESQIIDVLKQGSSKS; encoded by the coding sequence ATGCAAGAAGAAACGTCCTACAGTTCAAACCCGTTAATTCAATCGGTTGTGTATAAGTCGTTCAGCCGTGCCATTGAAGACATCGGTCTGCCTGAGTTTACACACCAGGTGTTTATCCGCGAAATCACACCGCACCTAAAAACGGTCGGAAGTCGATTTCCCGATGACGAACGGTCGCTCAGCAGAATGTGGAAGGCCATTGTGCGAGGCGAGATCATTGCAACAGAAGTTTGGAATGATGAAATACTGGTGTTCTATGTACGTGGGGAGTGCATGGGATACTTTGTGGATATCCGACTGACATGTCGAAGTGGCGAATGGCACGTTCAATCCGTTGTTGCCATTTACCCTCGTACGCTTTTTCGTTCTGTGTGGTTCCGCCGCACGGCCTACGCGGGGGGAGTGCTCGTTGCGGCAGTTCTGGGCTACGCAGTCCACCATCCAGCCACACAGCCGGTTGCTCCCGCTCCGCAACAAGTGACGTCAATCCATTCAGCGCAAGCTGCGGGCAACGACGATACCACGGATGGGGCGTCTTTGTCCTCGCGGGTTCAACAGTCTGAGCCGCGCACGATCACGTTTACCCTGTCAAGAGGCATGGCTCTGTCTGAGCTCTCAAAGTTCCTGGAATCTCAACACCTGGTGAGTGATGCCACAGAGTTTGACATGGCCTTGAAGAAGTCGGGCGTTGATCGAAATATCAAACCCGGGGTGTACACCTTTCACGAGGGTATGAGCGAAAGCCAAATCATTGACGTATTGAAACAGGGGTCATCCAAATCTTAA
- the thrS gene encoding threonine--tRNA ligase: MTTYAVRLKDGSERVYDAGTSFADIAASISQGLAREAVAAKVNGRVVDLSRTLESDAEVEILTLKDPEGVDVMRHTCAHVMAQAVARVFPGTKFAIGPVIENGFYYDFADHVFTPEDLPVIEEEMRRIIREDLPIIREVLTREEALALFSERGDRFKVEIIHDLPESEVITVYRQGEFVDLCRGPHLPSTGRIKVFKLMSIAGAYWRGDASREQLTRIYAVAFAKQAELDEHLRRLEEAKQRDHRRLGKELGIFMLSKDVGQGLPLWLPNGAKVRRVIERYIVDLEESLGYHHVYTPHLANVELYKISGHWDHYKDDMYPPMEMDNEQLVLRPMNCPHHMMIYKSEMRSYRDLPLRVAELGMMHRYEMSGALAGLQRVRAMTLNDAHIFCRPDQIQEEFSRVVQLIQRVYKDFGITEYYHRLSYRDPSDTEKYVQNDEMWNKAETMLRQAMDDLGLDYVIAPGEAAFYGPKLDVQVRTALGKDETLSTVQLDFHLPNRFELEYIGEDGKPHRPVVIHRGVVGTMERFVAFLLEQYKGAFPAWLAPVQARVATVNEAYEAYANEVSGMLRNAGFRVEVDARPEKIGYKIREAQVHKIPYTLVVGEKEAAARTVSVRRYGQGDLGQMSLESFLARLRDEVDSKQLLVEA; this comes from the coding sequence ATGACCACATACGCCGTTCGGTTGAAAGACGGGTCAGAGCGGGTGTACGACGCGGGAACATCGTTCGCAGACATCGCGGCGTCCATTAGCCAAGGGCTCGCCCGGGAGGCGGTGGCGGCAAAGGTGAACGGCCGCGTGGTGGACCTGTCGCGCACCCTGGAATCGGATGCGGAGGTGGAAATCCTCACGTTGAAAGACCCGGAAGGGGTCGATGTGATGCGCCACACCTGCGCCCACGTCATGGCGCAAGCGGTGGCCCGGGTGTTTCCAGGGACGAAGTTCGCCATCGGGCCGGTGATTGAGAACGGGTTTTACTATGACTTCGCGGATCATGTCTTCACGCCGGAGGACCTGCCGGTCATCGAAGAGGAGATGCGCCGAATCATCCGCGAGGATCTGCCGATTATCCGCGAGGTGTTGACCCGGGAGGAAGCGCTGGCGCTGTTCTCGGAGCGCGGGGATCGGTTCAAGGTCGAGATCATCCACGACTTGCCCGAGTCGGAGGTAATCACCGTGTACCGCCAGGGCGAGTTCGTCGATCTCTGCCGCGGCCCGCATCTGCCTTCCACCGGCCGCATCAAGGTGTTCAAACTGATGTCCATCGCAGGTGCCTACTGGCGGGGAGATGCGTCGCGGGAGCAGCTGACGCGCATCTACGCCGTGGCGTTCGCCAAGCAGGCGGAGTTGGATGAACACCTGCGCCGCCTGGAGGAGGCCAAGCAGCGGGACCACCGGCGCCTCGGGAAGGAACTGGGCATCTTCATGCTGTCGAAGGATGTGGGACAGGGCCTGCCCCTGTGGCTGCCCAACGGGGCCAAGGTGAGGCGGGTGATCGAGCGGTACATCGTCGACCTCGAGGAAAGCCTCGGGTACCATCACGTGTACACACCGCATTTGGCGAACGTGGAGCTGTACAAGATCTCCGGGCACTGGGATCATTACAAGGACGACATGTACCCGCCGATGGAGATGGACAACGAGCAGTTGGTGCTCCGGCCGATGAATTGCCCGCACCACATGATGATCTACAAGTCGGAGATGCGCAGCTACCGCGATCTGCCGCTACGGGTGGCCGAACTCGGGATGATGCACCGGTACGAGATGTCCGGCGCCCTGGCGGGCCTGCAGCGGGTGCGGGCGATGACGCTGAACGACGCGCACATCTTCTGCCGGCCGGATCAGATCCAGGAGGAGTTCAGCCGGGTGGTGCAGCTGATTCAGCGGGTGTATAAGGACTTTGGCATCACCGAGTACTACCACCGGCTGTCTTACCGCGATCCGTCGGACACCGAGAAATACGTGCAGAACGACGAGATGTGGAACAAGGCGGAGACCATGTTGCGCCAGGCGATGGATGACCTCGGTCTGGACTACGTGATCGCTCCGGGCGAGGCGGCCTTCTATGGGCCGAAGCTGGACGTGCAGGTCCGCACGGCGCTCGGCAAGGACGAGACGCTGTCGACAGTGCAACTGGACTTCCACCTGCCGAACCGGTTTGAGCTGGAGTATATCGGTGAGGACGGCAAGCCGCATCGCCCGGTCGTCATTCACCGCGGCGTCGTGGGCACCATGGAGCGGTTCGTCGCGTTCCTGCTCGAGCAGTACAAGGGCGCGTTCCCGGCCTGGCTGGCACCTGTGCAGGCGCGGGTGGCCACCGTCAACGAGGCGTACGAGGCGTACGCGAACGAAGTGTCGGGGATGTTGCGCAACGCGGGCTTCCGGGTGGAGGTGGACGCGCGGCCGGAGAAAATCGGCTACAAGATCCGGGAGGCGCAGGTGCACAAGATCCCATACACGCTGGTGGTCGGCGAGAAAGAGGCGGCGGCGCGAACGGTCAGCGTCCGCCGGTACGGCCAGGGAGACCTGGGTCAGATGTCGCTGGAGTCCTTCCTCGCCCGGCTGCGCGACGAGGTGGACAGCAAGCAGCTGTTGGTGGAAGCCTGA
- a CDS encoding acetylornithine deacetylase, which yields MEERLQRVLADIDKRQAELIALLDRLVSFPTVSPPARNTVEAQMFLASLLQQNGFQTDLWEVYPNDFNLVGVHKGTDSENHRSLIINGHIDVAEVGDDRVWSVPPFRVTRHGERLLGRGVSDMKGGLAGALFAIQLLKEYGVEWKGDLIFQSVIGEEAGEAGTQACIERGYTADLALVVDSSELHIQGQGGVITGWIVIESPQTFHDGIRSKMIHAGGKVYGASAIEKMMKVIASLQELERHWAVTKSYPGFPAGMNTINPAVIEGGRNAAFVADRCALWITVHFYPDEDYQQVVQEIEEHVLAAAKADPWLRNNLPKFRWGGKSMIEERGEIFPSLAIDPEQAGVQMLAEMHRSVLGTAPVIDMSGTVTDAGWFGRAGIETMIYGPGDLKNAHAVDESIALTELLDFTKVIAKMIAHWCNTPTT from the coding sequence GTGGAAGAAAGGTTGCAACGAGTTCTCGCTGACATCGACAAGCGGCAAGCGGAACTGATCGCTTTGCTCGACCGATTGGTCTCTTTTCCCACCGTAAGTCCGCCGGCACGGAACACGGTGGAGGCGCAGATGTTTTTGGCTAGCCTCTTACAACAAAATGGATTCCAGACAGATCTTTGGGAGGTGTACCCGAACGACTTCAATCTTGTCGGGGTACACAAAGGTACCGATTCAGAGAACCACCGCAGTTTGATCATCAACGGTCACATCGACGTGGCAGAAGTGGGTGATGACCGCGTGTGGAGCGTTCCGCCTTTTCGCGTAACACGCCATGGTGAGCGGCTGTTGGGACGAGGCGTATCCGATATGAAAGGAGGTTTGGCCGGGGCGCTGTTTGCCATTCAGTTACTCAAGGAGTATGGCGTGGAGTGGAAAGGCGATCTGATTTTTCAATCGGTCATCGGTGAAGAGGCGGGCGAGGCAGGTACGCAGGCATGTATCGAACGGGGTTATACGGCCGACTTGGCGCTGGTGGTCGATTCGAGTGAATTGCACATTCAAGGACAAGGTGGTGTGATCACCGGTTGGATTGTGATCGAAAGCCCGCAAACGTTCCACGACGGCATTCGCTCGAAAATGATTCATGCTGGTGGCAAGGTGTACGGAGCCAGCGCGATTGAAAAGATGATGAAAGTCATCGCCAGCCTGCAGGAGTTGGAGCGCCATTGGGCAGTTACCAAGTCGTATCCGGGCTTTCCGGCGGGGATGAATACGATCAATCCGGCGGTGATTGAGGGTGGGCGCAACGCCGCGTTTGTTGCGGACCGTTGTGCTTTATGGATCACAGTACATTTTTATCCGGACGAAGACTATCAGCAAGTCGTGCAGGAAATTGAGGAACATGTGCTGGCGGCAGCCAAGGCTGACCCATGGCTGCGCAACAATCTACCGAAGTTCCGCTGGGGCGGGAAGTCGATGATTGAGGAGCGCGGTGAGATTTTTCCGTCACTGGCCATTGACCCTGAACAGGCCGGAGTGCAAATGCTTGCGGAAATGCATCGTTCGGTGCTAGGCACAGCGCCCGTGATTGATATGTCTGGCACGGTAACGGACGCCGGATGGTTCGGCAGGGCCGGGATTGAGACGATGATTTACGGGCCGGGCGATTTGAAAAATGCGCATGCTGTGGATGAAAGCATCGCGCTCACCGAGCTGCTCGATTTTACCAAGGTCATTGCCAAAATGATCGCGCACTGGTGCAATACGCCAACGACGTAA
- the rpmI gene encoding 50S ribosomal protein L35 encodes MPKMKTHSSLSKRVKRTASGKLKRAHAFAYHKAEHKSPARKRRLRGTTLVSKSDQKRIKQLLAYLK; translated from the coding sequence ATGCCAAAGATGAAGACCCACAGCAGTCTGTCCAAGCGCGTCAAACGGACGGCTTCCGGCAAGCTGAAGCGCGCGCATGCATTCGCGTACCACAAGGCCGAGCACAAGAGCCCTGCCCGCAAGCGCCGCCTGCGCGGCACGACGCTCGTGTCGAAGAGCGACCAGAAGCGCATTAAGCAGTTGCTGGCCTATTTGAAGTAA
- a CDS encoding IS1380 family transposase, translated as MRFIIEESDEVIVTHSGMTLVGLLLDKTTLGERLNRTRLSGMGKPDISNRDVAYSYIGLLCQGKTDFDHIEAFRDDEFFTIALQMDSVPSSPTLRQRLDMAAGKAGWESILLEESANLLRTLNVTLHPIVLGESSKRRAYIPLDLDVSPFDNSGTKKEGVSRTYKGHDGYAPIFAYLGQEGYVVNVQLREGSTHVQKDTAAFLRKSIQYAKQISALPLLVRMDAGNDSAENLAVCRSQDSRAEFIIKRNLRKESPQAWLVTAQQHGVCHEPRPGKKVYHGSLMCPVKGLSEPVRMVFEVIERTTMADGQTLLVPDIEVDAYWTSLPDDPDVIIRLYHDHAVMEQFHSEIKTDLDAERLPSGKFATNNLVLHFVCMAYNLLRVIGQESLKRNDAPLRKKAERRRIRTVIQNLMTLAAKLVRHARQSKLKLGHGNRWFPVFRRLYLTFV; from the coding sequence TTGCGCTTTATCATCGAAGAATCCGACGAAGTCATTGTCACACATTCTGGAATGACCCTTGTCGGTTTATTGCTGGACAAAACCACTCTCGGTGAACGCCTGAATCGGACTCGCCTGTCAGGCATGGGAAAACCAGACATTTCAAACCGAGATGTGGCGTACTCATACATCGGCCTGCTTTGTCAAGGCAAGACGGACTTTGACCACATCGAAGCCTTTCGTGATGACGAGTTTTTCACGATCGCACTACAGATGGACAGCGTGCCTTCGAGCCCAACGCTGCGCCAGCGTTTGGATATGGCCGCCGGAAAGGCCGGCTGGGAGAGTATTTTACTCGAAGAGTCCGCAAACCTCTTGAGAACCCTGAATGTTACACTGCATCCGATTGTGCTGGGTGAGTCATCGAAACGCCGGGCTTACATTCCCCTGGACCTTGACGTGAGCCCATTTGATAACTCGGGAACGAAAAAAGAAGGCGTCTCCCGCACGTACAAAGGCCACGATGGATACGCCCCAATCTTTGCTTACCTCGGCCAAGAGGGCTATGTGGTCAATGTTCAGCTGCGTGAAGGCAGTACCCATGTTCAAAAGGATACAGCGGCCTTCTTGCGCAAGAGTATTCAGTACGCAAAGCAGATTTCAGCCCTTCCGCTGCTCGTTCGCATGGATGCCGGAAATGACAGTGCAGAAAACCTTGCCGTGTGTCGTTCTCAGGACAGCAGGGCCGAGTTCATTATCAAACGGAATCTGCGAAAGGAAAGCCCCCAGGCCTGGCTCGTGACCGCCCAGCAGCACGGTGTATGCCACGAACCTCGGCCAGGCAAGAAAGTGTATCACGGTTCGCTGATGTGCCCGGTCAAGGGCCTGTCGGAACCAGTTCGGATGGTATTCGAAGTCATCGAACGGACCACCATGGCCGACGGGCAAACCCTGTTGGTCCCAGACATCGAGGTCGACGCCTACTGGACCTCACTGCCCGACGACCCAGATGTGATCATTCGTCTGTACCATGACCACGCCGTGATGGAACAGTTCCACAGCGAAATCAAGACGGATCTGGACGCTGAACGGTTACCGTCAGGCAAGTTCGCAACCAACAACCTGGTACTGCATTTTGTATGCATGGCTTACAACTTGCTGAGGGTGATTGGCCAGGAAAGCCTAAAACGCAACGATGCACCTCTGCGTAAGAAGGCAGAACGTCGTCGTATCCGGACGGTGATTCAGAACTTGATGACCTTGGCTGCGAAACTAGTCCGACATGCCAGGCAGAGCAAACTGAAGTTGGGGCATGGGAACCGATGGTTCCCTGTGTTTCGCCGTTTGTATTTGACCTTCGTATAA
- a CDS encoding ferritin family protein has protein sequence MESLHWGSFAYHTYGKDFKDRNMFISQLQNAINGEATTIEFYEVLGGMAPARYRDFVTHAREDEMVHLRMFRRLYRRLTGHEPSVQARATQFSSYKEGLELAFRGELDAAELYRDMYLSTRVPKIRDILFRTMTDEMEHAQRFNFLYGLS, from the coding sequence ATGGAATCATTGCATTGGGGTTCATTCGCGTACCACACGTACGGGAAAGACTTCAAAGACAGGAACATGTTTATTTCCCAATTGCAGAACGCCATCAATGGCGAGGCGACCACGATCGAGTTTTATGAAGTTTTGGGCGGAATGGCACCCGCTCGTTATCGTGATTTTGTAACCCACGCCAGGGAGGACGAGATGGTTCACCTCCGCATGTTCCGCAGATTGTACCGTCGACTCACGGGACACGAACCGTCTGTGCAGGCGCGGGCGACACAGTTCTCTTCGTACAAAGAAGGACTGGAACTTGCGTTCCGCGGTGAATTGGATGCAGCGGAGCTGTACCGAGACATGTATTTGAGCACTCGGGTGCCAAAGATTCGAGACATCCTGTTCAGAACCATGACGGATGAAATGGAGCACGCCCAACGATTCAACTTCTTGTACGGTCTGTCTTGA
- a CDS encoding acyl-CoA thioesterase, translating into MAETVTTRFEVRWGECDPAGIVYHPAYIDWFSVARMHFLRENGVSYMETFHDQGIVLVVIDVQCRYLKTLRAEDLADVEARLEVCTKTRLALRYRVVNEAGELCAEGRTEHAFVDMETNRAVNLAKRAPALWAILQNLPVAGA; encoded by the coding sequence GTGGCAGAAACGGTGACGACGCGGTTCGAAGTGCGATGGGGCGAGTGCGATCCCGCTGGAATTGTGTATCATCCCGCCTACATCGATTGGTTTTCCGTGGCCCGGATGCATTTTTTGCGTGAGAACGGGGTCTCTTACATGGAGACGTTTCATGACCAGGGCATCGTCCTGGTGGTGATCGACGTCCAGTGCCGGTATTTGAAGACCTTGCGCGCAGAGGACCTGGCGGATGTCGAAGCCCGTTTGGAGGTATGCACGAAGACGCGGCTGGCGCTGCGCTATCGGGTGGTCAACGAAGCCGGAGAGCTGTGTGCGGAAGGGCGCACCGAACACGCCTTTGTCGATATGGAGACGAACCGGGCCGTGAACCTCGCCAAGCGGGCACCCGCCTTGTGGGCGATCTTGCAGAACTTGCCGGTCGCCGGCGCCTGA
- the ytxC gene encoding sporulation protein YtxC: MRIATLETELASASLAQKLADAGWTVKVDADRPSRILLKWDDGLEDSTATVADLLTGFILTDWLYEYIHRRVGVLHPYLDTEQQEYVALLVLHGLRHKETATGGWTWDQWRSRLGRTFGEVLGRATAESIHVSVDGILRFRARGLMRAAEASIDEVVRQFLTDQEYEEFVDMLRYILDAQSPSQQVLHVFCSDERIWLCDEEGNLVRDREVSAAAVQASEGEDVNAEDLAMSILITRAPCRIILHDLTRSAPWPTFAETVERVFQDRVRRCDNCSTCAELRAHLDDPAFARGEFPPAMPNLYD, encoded by the coding sequence GTGCGCATCGCTACGCTTGAGACCGAGCTTGCGTCGGCGTCTTTGGCGCAGAAACTGGCAGATGCGGGATGGACGGTGAAGGTCGATGCGGATCGTCCAAGCCGGATCCTGTTGAAGTGGGACGACGGCTTGGAGGATTCGACGGCGACTGTTGCGGATCTGCTCACTGGATTCATCCTGACAGACTGGCTGTATGAGTATATTCACCGCCGTGTGGGGGTGCTCCATCCTTATCTGGACACAGAACAGCAGGAGTACGTGGCGCTCTTGGTCTTGCACGGCCTGCGGCACAAGGAAACGGCAACGGGCGGCTGGACCTGGGATCAGTGGCGGTCGCGATTAGGTCGCACCTTCGGTGAGGTCTTGGGCAGGGCGACGGCGGAATCGATTCATGTGTCCGTGGATGGAATCCTCCGTTTCCGGGCGCGTGGGCTCATGCGCGCTGCAGAAGCGTCCATCGACGAGGTGGTACGGCAGTTCCTCACCGATCAGGAATACGAGGAATTCGTCGACATGCTGCGCTACATCCTCGACGCGCAGTCTCCTTCTCAGCAGGTGCTGCACGTCTTCTGCAGCGACGAACGCATCTGGTTGTGCGACGAGGAAGGGAACCTGGTGCGGGATCGGGAAGTGTCGGCCGCCGCGGTGCAGGCATCGGAAGGGGAGGACGTCAACGCCGAGGATTTGGCGATGAGTATTCTCATCACTCGGGCGCCATGCCGGATCATCCTGCACGACCTCACCCGGTCGGCGCCCTGGCCCACCTTCGCGGAGACGGTGGAGCGGGTGTTCCAGGACCGAGTCCGGCGCTGCGACAACTGCTCGACATGCGCGGAACTGCGGGCTCACTTGGACGATCCCGCCTTTGCACGGGGAGAGTTCCCGCCCGCGATGCCCAACCTGTACGATTGA
- a CDS encoding L,D-transpeptidase, translating to MPRRRIIVDLSDRHLYLLEDDKVVRGFLVGIGKILTRTPEGEYWIINKAPNPGGPYGAYWMGLSRRGYGIHGTNNPGSIGKLVSKGCIRMYNEDVLQLASLVPIGTHVTIRA from the coding sequence ATGCCAAGGCGGCGGATTATTGTTGATTTATCGGATCGGCATCTGTATCTGCTCGAGGACGACAAGGTTGTACGCGGGTTTCTGGTGGGAATCGGGAAAATACTTACACGCACTCCGGAGGGCGAGTACTGGATCATCAATAAGGCGCCGAATCCGGGCGGGCCGTACGGCGCGTATTGGATGGGGTTGTCCAGGCGTGGCTACGGGATACACGGAACGAACAATCCGGGGTCGATTGGAAAACTGGTCTCGAAAGGCTGCATTAGAATGTACAATGAAGATGTGCTCCAGTTGGCGAGTCTGGTACCGATTGGTACGCACGTGACCATTCGGGCATGA
- a CDS encoding TrmH family RNA methyltransferase translates to MYLESARNPKVQMWSSLKTKKGRQEHGLFLIEGKRLVAEALQAPLRLKALLWDVSTDEPPADWLSLAEARGIPVFHLSPQAFAAVADTVTPQGVMAVAEIPRPAPAPQAGALSLLLDGLQDPGNVGTLLRTAQAFGATEVCCGTGTVDPFAPKVVRASMGGLFRVAVSAAQSPAYIRQWRAQFPDGQVVLASPQAETPCHAVNLLGPSLILIGSEANGVSAEAAALATVSVRIPMPGRAESLNAAVAGAVLLYEAARQRDGGPPGG, encoded by the coding sequence GTGTACCTGGAGTCGGCACGCAACCCGAAGGTGCAGATGTGGTCTTCCCTGAAGACGAAGAAAGGCCGGCAGGAACACGGCCTGTTCTTAATTGAAGGCAAACGGTTGGTGGCGGAGGCGCTGCAGGCACCGCTGCGGCTGAAGGCTCTGCTGTGGGACGTGAGTACGGATGAGCCGCCCGCGGATTGGCTGTCCCTGGCGGAGGCCCGGGGCATTCCCGTCTTTCACCTGTCGCCGCAGGCGTTCGCTGCCGTGGCGGATACGGTGACGCCCCAAGGGGTGATGGCGGTGGCTGAGATCCCGCGGCCCGCCCCAGCGCCGCAAGCGGGGGCGCTGTCCCTCTTGCTCGATGGCCTCCAGGACCCGGGAAACGTCGGCACCCTGCTGCGCACCGCCCAGGCCTTCGGGGCGACCGAGGTGTGCTGCGGCACCGGTACGGTCGATCCGTTCGCCCCCAAGGTGGTCCGCGCCTCGATGGGTGGCCTGTTCCGAGTCGCGGTCTCCGCCGCCCAAAGCCCCGCGTACATCCGGCAATGGCGGGCCCAGTTTCCCGATGGCCAGGTCGTCCTGGCATCGCCGCAGGCGGAGACGCCCTGTCATGCCGTCAATCTCCTCGGCCCGTCGCTCATCCTCATCGGGAGCGAAGCCAATGGGGTCTCGGCGGAAGCGGCCGCCCTGGCTACAGTGTCCGTCCGCATCCCGATGCCGGGCCGGGCGGAGAGCCTCAACGCCGCCGTGGCGGGGGCGGTGCTCCTGTATGAGGCTGCCCGTCAGCGGGACGGCGGGCCCCCGGGCGGGTGA
- the infC gene encoding translation initiation factor IF-3, producing MKEDFQVNDGIRAREVRVIDVDGAQLGIMNIRDARRIAEEKNLDLVNVAPTAKPPVCRIMDYGKFKYEQSKKEKEARKNQKVTLLKEVRMTPNIEDHDFQVKLRNVVKFLQDGDKVKVSVRFRGREITHASLGQQLLLKLADGVAEYGAVERAPRLEGRSMIMILAPKASS from the coding sequence ATCAAAGAGGATTTTCAAGTCAACGACGGGATCCGCGCGCGGGAGGTCCGTGTGATCGACGTGGATGGCGCCCAGCTGGGCATCATGAACATCCGCGACGCCCGCCGCATCGCCGAGGAGAAGAACCTCGACCTGGTCAATGTGGCGCCGACGGCCAAGCCGCCTGTGTGCCGCATCATGGACTACGGCAAGTTCAAGTACGAGCAGAGCAAGAAAGAGAAGGAAGCGCGCAAGAACCAGAAGGTGACTCTGCTCAAAGAAGTGCGGATGACGCCGAACATCGAGGATCACGACTTCCAGGTCAAGCTGAGGAATGTGGTCAAGTTTCTCCAAGACGGGGACAAAGTGAAGGTGAGCGTCCGCTTCCGCGGCCGCGAGATCACGCATGCGTCCCTTGGCCAGCAGCTTTTGTTGAAACTGGCCGACGGTGTGGCGGAGTACGGCGCCGTGGAGCGCGCCCCGCGTCTGGAAGGGCGGAGCATGATCATGATCCTGGCGCCGAAAGCCTCGTCGTGA
- a CDS encoding sigma factor-like helix-turn-helix DNA-binding protein has translation MPYRQVIVLRVIQDRPVREVAELLGWPEVRVRVTLHRAIKKLQKAFFEADERSPKPREGRESRWT, from the coding sequence GTGCCGTACCGGCAGGTCATCGTCCTGCGTGTGATTCAGGACCGGCCGGTGCGGGAAGTGGCGGAACTCCTTGGCTGGCCGGAGGTCAGGGTCCGTGTGACCCTGCACCGAGCCATCAAGAAACTGCAGAAGGCGTTCTTTGAAGCAGATGAACGAAGCCCCAAGCCTCGTGAAGGAAGGGAATCCAGATGGACTTGA
- the rplT gene encoding 50S ribosomal protein L20 produces the protein MARVKGGVVTRRKHKKILKLARGYRGSKHRLYRTAKQQVWKSYMYAYRDRRARKRDFRRLWIQRINAAARLNGLSYSRFMHGLKLAGVEVNRKMLADLAVADSKAFAELANVAKQKLQA, from the coding sequence ATGGCACGTGTCAAAGGCGGCGTCGTGACGCGCCGTAAACATAAAAAGATCTTGAAGTTGGCCCGCGGCTACCGTGGGTCCAAGCACCGGCTGTACCGCACGGCGAAGCAGCAGGTGTGGAAGTCTTACATGTACGCGTATCGCGACCGGCGCGCCCGGAAGCGGGATTTCCGCCGCCTGTGGATCCAGCGCATCAATGCGGCGGCGCGCCTGAACGGGCTGTCGTACAGCCGGTTCATGCACGGACTGAAGTTGGCCGGTGTGGAGGTCAACCGCAAGATGTTAGCCGATCTGGCCGTGGCTGACAGCAAGGCGTTTGCGGAGTTGGCCAACGTGGCAAAACAGAAACTGCAGGCGTGA